A window from Centropristis striata isolate RG_2023a ecotype Rhode Island chromosome 4, C.striata_1.0, whole genome shotgun sequence encodes these proteins:
- the rasgrp4 gene encoding RAS guanyl-releasing protein 4, translating to MNKTKRKPSGEGRKLVQRRRNTCPSPQDITRALQSPSSAPSASAASLDELIQRCLNCFDSEGKLSSPRGSQLVHMTLMMHSWVVPSQMFAQKLLTLYKDCPSDKRGLRRTQICHLIRQWISQFPAVFEADPLLEQTMGDLWALVRSDGEETHSQLIDTSCLGPHGNIFQAPSPSVKKRKVSLIFDHMEPDEMAEHLSYLEFKNFCNVSFLDYRSYVVRGSVRDNPALERSVMMCNGVSQWVQLMILSRHTAQQRAQVFTKFIHVAQKLRVLQNFNTLMAVTGGLCHSSISRLKDTSNLLPPDITKALSEMTELLSSRSNYINYRRVYNECSGFKVPILGVHLKDLISLNEALPDYIDEEKINLSKLQHLYSNINDLVGIHACSPPFEANKDLLHLLTLSLDLYYTEDEIYELSYTKEPKEPKNTKIQPVAPVKPPAVAEWGSGITPRLDPDTISKHVKQMVDSVMKNYDQNQDGYISLEDFEKIAANFPFSFCTHETDREGQISREEITSYFMRGMSVCAKLGLNFNAHNFHETTYKRPTFCETCGGFLWGVIKQGYHCKDCGINCHRHCRDLVGMECLKKHKNTTGSCPCTPAPDSRTKGNSWSSEEETFVFPQSNETENNSSSSPWKNNAGDFTLSDRSTQTDPGVWTPEKRDKRGNLHNSLVHASPDRRMHTLPQRARGCSMPVSCLQEKMEELHLYKDKSREPD from the exons gaaaCCAAGTGGAGAGGGCAGGAAGCTGGTCCAGCGGAGGAGGAACACATGCCCCAGTCCTCAGGACATCACCCGGGCCCTGCAGAGCCCCAGCTCTGCTCCCAGCGCCAGTGCTGCCAGCCTGGATGAGCTCATTCAGCGCTGCCTGAACTGTTTCG ATTCAGAGGGAAAGCTCTCCAGCCCCAGAGGGTCCCAGCTGGTCCACATGACCCTGATGATGCACAGTTGGGTTGTGCCATCTCAGATGTTCGCCCAGAAACTTCTCACTCT TTATAAGGATTGTCCATCGGACAAGAGGGGACTGAGGCGGACCCAGATCTGCCACCTCATCAG GCAGTGGATCAGCCAGTTCCCGGCGGTGTTCGAGGCAGACCCCCTCCTGGAGCAGACGATGGGGGACCTGTGGGCGCTGGTCCGCTCAGACGGAGAGGAGACGCACTCACAGCTCATCGACACCTCCTGCTT AGGCCCTCATGGGAACATATTCCAGGCACCTTCACCCTCTGTGAAGAAGAGGAAAGTGTCTTTGATCTTCGACCACATGGAGCCAGATGAGATGGCTGAACACCTCAGCTACCTGGAGTTCAAGAACTTCTGTAATGTTTCA TTCCTGGACTACCGCAGCTACGTGGTGCGAGGCTCGGTGAGGGACAACCCTGCTCTGGAGCGCTCGGTCATGATGTGTAACGGGGTCTCCCAGTGGGTCCAGCTGATGATCCTCAGCAGACACACGGCCCAGCAGAGAGCCCAGGTCTTCACTAAGTTCATCCACGTGGCTCAG AAACTTCGAGTTCTGCAAAACTTTAACACTCTAATGGCAGTGACCGGAGGCCTCTGTCACAGCTCAATCTCACGCCTCAAAGACACCTCAAACCTGCTGCCTCCTGACATCACTAAG GCCCTGAGTGAGATGACGGAGCTTCTCTCCTCGCGTAGCAACTACATCAACTACCGGCGGGTTTACAACGAGTGCAGCGGTTTCAAGGTGCCCATCCTGGGGGTCCACCTGAAGGACCTGATCTCGCTGAACGAGGCCCTGCCAGACTACATAGATGAGGAAAAGATCAACCTGAGCAAGCTGCAGCACCTTTACAGCAACATCAACGACCTGGTGGGCATCCACGCCTGCTCGCCGCCCTTCGAGGCCAACAAAGACCTTCTGCATCTGCTCACG CTCTCTCTAGATTTATACTACACTGAGGATGAGATATATGAGCTTTCATACACCAAGGAACCCAAGGAACCCAAGAACACCAAGATCCAG CCTGTAGCTCCAGTTAAACCGCCCGCCGTGGCAGAGTGGGGATCAGGAATCACCCCCCGGCTCGACCCCGACACCATCTCTAAACACGTCAAACAGATGGTGGAT TCCGTCATGAAAAATTACGACCAGAACCAGGATGGTTACATTTCACTGGAGGACTTTGAGAAAATAGCAGCCAACTTCCCCTTCTCCTTCTGCACGCATGAAACTGACAG GGAGGGTCAAATCAGCCGTGAAGAAATCACCTCTTACTTCATGAGGGGAATGTCTGTATGTGCCAAGCTGGGCTTGAACTTTAATGCACATAACTTCCATGAAACCACGTATAAGCGGCCTACCTTTTGTGAGACTTGTGGGGGCTTT CTGTGGGGAGTCATCAAACAGGGCTACCACTGTAAAG acTGTGGGATAAACTGTCACAGACACTGTAGAGATTTGGTGGGAATGGAGTgcttgaaaaaacacaaaaacacaactggGTCCTGCCCGTGCACCCCGGCCCCCGACTCCAGAACAAAGGGCAACAGCTGGA GTTCAGAGGAGGAGACCTTCGTTTTCCCCCAAAGTAacgagacagaaaacaactccAGCTCCTCTCCTTGGAAAAATAACGCGGGTGATTTTACGCTGTCGGACCGCTCCACTCAGACAGATCCTGGAGTTTGGACACCTGAGAAAAGGGACAAGAGAGGAAACCTCCACAACTCTCTCGTACACGCATCCCCGGACAGAAGG ATGCACACACTGCCACAGAGG